In Marivirga salinae, a single window of DNA contains:
- a CDS encoding DUF4271 domain-containing protein — translation MQRLVFLLSIFLIFSCEQEKPEKESIQATPDKEVRKWHLTDTLITSVKWTSDSIRQVNLDLNHLSELFLEVKSDAPVYLFYGDKLIEKSSDGYLQHSFNDSIRNDIFLSLDRNVQMLTYGIYTVEKTNVNGAYSSLENTERESKWISDNILLILLIGASLFMVIIKVNYDKRYLNILSFNKIFTTRLNEGDQSRMRIMDQDNFVFAGLYAFLTAGLIYFLSLGRNIGFLGIEPSGVIEFLKILIIVVIGLISKVVLVSIASNLFGNNKISAFYVKEMLNINLFFVIILFFSSISIFLFEGAIPAFWLSTAIYAMLAFYIIRLILLYFKILKLSSFTNLYLFSYFCTTEIFPFLIGLKYFMR, via the coding sequence ATGCAAAGGCTAGTATTCCTCTTATCAATATTTCTAATCTTTTCTTGTGAGCAAGAAAAACCTGAGAAGGAAAGCATTCAAGCTACTCCTGATAAGGAAGTTCGAAAATGGCACCTAACAGATACATTAATAACTTCAGTTAAATGGACTTCTGATAGTATAAGACAAGTGAATTTAGATTTAAACCACTTATCAGAATTATTTCTTGAAGTTAAATCAGATGCACCAGTCTATTTGTTTTATGGAGATAAGTTAATTGAAAAATCATCAGATGGATATTTACAACATTCATTTAATGATAGTATCAGAAATGATATATTCTTAAGCCTTGACAGAAATGTTCAGATGTTGACTTATGGAATTTATACTGTTGAAAAGACTAATGTTAACGGAGCTTATTCGAGTTTAGAAAATACAGAAAGGGAAAGTAAATGGATTTCAGATAATATTTTATTAATCCTTTTGATCGGAGCCTCTTTATTTATGGTCATTATAAAAGTGAATTACGATAAGCGATATCTAAACATATTGTCATTCAATAAAATTTTCACTACCCGCTTAAATGAGGGTGACCAATCTAGGATGAGAATTATGGATCAAGATAATTTCGTCTTTGCAGGTCTATACGCATTTCTAACAGCAGGTTTAATATATTTTTTGAGTTTGGGTAGAAATATTGGGTTTCTTGGGATAGAACCGAGTGGAGTTATTGAATTTTTAAAAATTTTAATAATAGTAGTAATAGGGTTGATTTCAAAAGTAGTTTTGGTCTCAATAGCATCTAATTTGTTTGGAAATAATAAGATATCGGCTTTTTATGTTAAAGAGATGTTAAATATTAATTTATTTTTTGTCATTATATTATTTTTTAGCTCTATTTCAATTTTCCTTTTTGAAGGAGCCATACCTGCCTTTTGGTTATCTACAGCCATATATGCTATGTTAGCCTTTTATATCATCAGGCTAATATTATTATATTTTAAAATATTAAAATTAAGCAGTTTCACTAATCTCTATTTATTTTCTTACTTTTGCACCACAGAAATATTCCCATTTTTAATTGGACTAAAATATTTCATGAGATAA
- a CDS encoding uroporphyrinogen-III synthase yields MSTTVKDRFYPVKSIMVSQPEPADISNSPYHKLADKYKIKIDFRQFINVDPIDSKEFRKQKIDILKHTAIIFTSRNAVDHFFRICKDSKIEMPPEMKYFCISEQTANYLQKYIVVRKRKVFVGERTAQDILNVIKKHKNEKYLFPCSNIRKDDIPSFMTDNGYNFTEATIYKTVAADLSDLEHITYDILAFFSPSGINSLFVNFPEFKQNKTRIAVFGPTTAQAARDAGLIIDIEAPLPNAPSMTGALELYIKKANGLK; encoded by the coding sequence ATGTCAACAACTGTAAAAGACCGATTTTATCCGGTAAAAAGTATCATGGTTTCACAGCCTGAGCCGGCAGATATTAGTAATTCTCCGTACCATAAATTGGCGGATAAGTACAAAATCAAAATTGATTTCAGGCAATTTATCAATGTAGATCCTATTGATTCAAAAGAATTTAGGAAGCAGAAGATTGATATTTTAAAACATACTGCTATCATATTCACTAGTAGAAACGCAGTGGATCATTTTTTTAGAATTTGTAAGGATAGTAAGATAGAAATGCCACCTGAAATGAAATATTTTTGTATTTCAGAGCAAACGGCTAATTATCTTCAAAAATATATTGTAGTTAGAAAACGAAAAGTATTTGTTGGGGAAAGAACCGCACAAGACATTTTGAACGTAATTAAAAAGCATAAGAACGAAAAGTACTTGTTCCCGTGTTCAAATATCAGAAAAGATGATATTCCATCTTTTATGACAGATAACGGATACAATTTTACTGAGGCTACGATTTATAAAACTGTTGCTGCTGATTTATCTGACTTAGAGCATATTACTTATGACATTTTAGCGTTCTTTAGTCCTTCAGGAATTAATTCATTATTTGTGAACTTCCCGGAATTCAAACAGAATAAAACAAGAATTGCTGTTTTTGGACCTACAACTGCCCAAGCAGCTAGAGATGCAGGTTTGATTATAGATATTGAGGCTCCGCTGCCAAATGCTCCATCAATGACAGGCGCATTAGAACTTTATATAAAAAAAGCTAACGGTCTTAAGTAA
- a CDS encoding PorP/SprF family type IX secretion system membrane protein — MKKLVQLACVFLLILSFQRLSGQDVQFSHYMFNNLFNNPAYSGVEGYTKLTAMHRTQWAGYTPTNGSPGGINSQLVSLTTPIMRYNSGFGFYVLNDDIAEHNFIQVQASGAYHLGIKESKISIGFRGGVITHNINKDGYVQIDDDDPVIENLQPTQVRPDFSIGVNFQHKDFYVGAAFNHLIEAEFGFGADETRNPYPKDLLLTAGYTFPINYDINLTPSFLVRTTEFSSYTFDVSAIATYKDKIWGGVSFRQQEAVILMAGYSFFKENTLKLGYAFDYTVKAQSAKSATSHEVMLSYRLPAISTSGKKVVRTPRFRH; from the coding sequence ATGAAAAAATTAGTACAATTAGCATGTGTTTTTCTTTTGATTCTGAGCTTCCAAAGGCTTAGTGGACAAGATGTGCAATTTTCACATTACATGTTCAATAATCTATTTAATAATCCAGCTTATTCGGGTGTGGAAGGTTATACAAAATTAACAGCAATGCACAGAACTCAATGGGCTGGCTATACTCCAACTAACGGATCTCCAGGAGGTATAAACTCTCAATTAGTTTCATTAACTACTCCCATTATGCGTTACAATAGTGGTTTTGGGTTTTATGTTTTGAATGATGATATAGCAGAACACAACTTCATTCAAGTACAAGCTTCAGGAGCCTATCATTTAGGAATTAAAGAATCAAAAATTAGTATTGGATTTAGAGGAGGAGTTATTACTCATAATATTAACAAAGATGGTTATGTTCAGATTGATGATGATGATCCAGTAATCGAGAATCTACAGCCTACTCAAGTTCGTCCAGACTTTTCAATAGGGGTTAATTTTCAGCACAAAGACTTCTATGTAGGAGCGGCATTTAATCATTTGATTGAAGCTGAATTTGGGTTTGGAGCAGATGAAACTAGAAATCCATATCCTAAAGATCTTTTGTTAACAGCAGGATATACATTTCCAATTAATTACGATATTAATTTAACACCGAGCTTTTTGGTAAGAACAACTGAATTTAGTTCTTATACTTTTGATGTTTCAGCTATTGCGACATATAAGGACAAAATATGGGGAGGAGTTTCCTTTAGGCAACAAGAAGCAGTAATTTTAATGGCAGGGTATAGCTTCTTTAAGGAGAACACATTAAAACTTGGATATGCATTCGATTATACTGTTAAAGCCCAAAGTGCAAAAAGTGCAACTTCTCATGAAGTTATGCTAAGTTACAGGTTGCCAGCAATATCTACATCGGGTAAAAAGGTAGTGCGAACGCCTAGATTTAGACATTAA